The following is a genomic window from Solanum stenotomum isolate F172 unplaced genomic scaffold, ASM1918654v1 scaffold5032, whole genome shotgun sequence.
ATATATTGTGAGTATTCAATCATATgatggaatatttttttttaaaacgttgaatttttttaaaagatatatattctttaagTGTTTATTaagtatataataaataaattaatcataaaggtGAATAAATTAAGAgcataccaaataaaatatgttgaaTATATAACAAAGCGTTCCGTGTCTCAACTCTCATCTGTTTTCGCATGCAGTTTACTCATTGATTAGTTATAAACCAAATACTATTATGTTTTACATAaggcttttttttttatgttcgatacataaataaaaaatatttttatataattatagtaaatataaaaaaaaaatagagtgaaAATAAGAGTGTTGAATAATGAGTTTGGAGCTAAAagggtaatttttttcctttaaaaaacataaatggtatatcaatttttttttaaaccaaaacgGTAAAATCGTTACTGAGAGAGCGATATATTTTAACGCCGTATATGctattaaaaactttatttaaaattgCTGCTCCAGCAGCGATTTTGtccaatttttgtttttttttataaaatcgcTGCCTCAGCAGCATTAtgctagaaaaaaaaattaatcttaacTCGCTGCTTCAGCAGcgtttttgcaaaaaaaaataaaaataaaaaatctccaACTTGAATTCGCTGGAATGGCAGCAATTTTCCAACTTCGTTTTtgcaaaataaatgaaaataaaaaatctccaACTTGAATTCGCTGCAATGGCAGCAATTTtccaacttttaaaaaaaaaattatctttgcTTTGGCAGCAATTTTCCTTAatgtttaaagaaaaaaaatggataagGCAGCcgtttacaaaaaaaaattaatttttttttgacaaaatcgCTGTTCCAGCAGCGATTTTGAATGAAGGCTTTAACGGCATACTCGACATACGTTAAAAGATATCGCTCCCTAGCGAGCGATTTTCCcgttttggtaaaaaaaaaattgatatacagtttttttttttgagaaaaaaattgtccttttgAATCCGGACTCGTTGAATAATGGTAGTGATGGAACTTGGAAGCTGAATTCGGACACATTGTACAAATACAATATCTTCAGGCAAAGGAACgtcagtaaaaaaaatatatgttgatatgCAAGGCTAGAAGCTATAACGAGGATGAGGTGGCATTGCGATGGACACAATTAATACATAACGTTACTTGtgaaatttgtttttcttcttattagataatattttttaaagagcttattataataaagaaagtatttttcaaaaaaattaacccaatcaaaaatgaaaaaattagaatttatttttcttcttatcgAAGACACCCTTAATCATACTTaagtaaaacatattttttaaatgtcatTGCCCTTTACTTTGTCGGTATTATCTTTTCAATTAGAATTAGAAGATGGCAAACAATATGCTTTTGAAACGACAAGTGGACATTGCGGTGactttataattaaattaatcaaaggCTATATACTCCCTGCTGTCTATGTTAgttatcataataataaaaaaattattactttaaattatttatttttgttttatttataatttcttaaagaaagtataaaaaataactgGACAATTAATATAGAACGGTGGGAATCGTAAGTGTACTGACTTGACTTAATTAGGGCCATTAATCATGGAAAGCACTAGTANATGtttgatatataaataaaaaatatttttatataattatagtaaatataaaaaaaaaaatagagtgaaAATAAGAGTGTGGAATGATGAGTTTGGAGccaaaaggttttttttttttcctttaaaaaacataaatagttatcaaatttttttgggaaaagggcctgatatactcctcaactttgtcatttggagctgatatgcccctcattatgaaagtggctcatatatatccttaccgttatacaaacggctcacatatacccctacagttacaaaatgagctcacatataccctttatttaacggaagtgaaaaagttagttttaaatttatatttttgacttttaattttcttaaaaattatttaggggtatatatgattcttctagcaaagttcaaggtatattttaatcttttttattcataaattattttttgacttcttttattataattatttgagtttcttattgttattttatttttttctttcattccttagtgtaaagaaaaaaatttaaaactatttttttgtggccatattataatttaaaattttatttttttggtctatattgtaatttaatttttgtatttgaagaaaacaatttggtcatctataataagttttataagaatattagtgaaacataaataaatttgaccatcaaaataataaatctaaattagtcattgaaatcaaaaaaaaaaattaaaaaagtatatatgtttgaggaggattaaatatactcatatgggattatattttttttaaaaaataataaaaaattaacctgaaattaatttttttcatttccgttagaggaaaagggtatatgtgagccatttgtatataagtaggggtatatatgagccactttcataacgaggggtatatcaactctaaatgacaaagttgaggggtatatcagacccttttcccaattttttttaaccaaaacgGTAAAATCGTTATTGAGGGAGCGATATATTTTAACGCCATATACGCTGTTAtaaactttatttaaaattgCTGCTCCAGTGATTTTAtccaatttttgttttttttttttataaaatcgcTGCCTCAGCAGCGTTAtgctagaaaaaaaaaatttaatcttaaCTCGCTGCTTCAGCAGcgtttttacaaaaaataaaaaataaaaaaaaatctccaacTTGAATTCGCTGCAATGGCAGCAATTTTCCAACTTcgtttttgcaaaaaaaatgaaaataaaaaatctccaACTTGAATTCGCTGCAATGGCAGCAATTTTCCttaatgttttaaagaaaaaaaaatggataaagCAGCcgtttacaaaaaaataaataaataaagttagaAAAAcgattttaggaaaaaaattatattttttttttgacaaaatcgCTTCTCCAGCAGCGATTTTGAATGAAGGCTTTAATGGCATGCCCAACATACGTTAAAAGATATCGCTCTCTAGGGAGCGATTTTACCGTTttggtaaaaagaaaaattgatatacaatttatgtttttttgagaaaaaattaccCTTTTGACTCCGAACTCGTTGAATGATGGTAGTGATGGAACTTGGAAGCTGAATTCGGACACATTGTACAAACACAATATCTTCAGGCAAAGGAAcgttagtaaaaaaaatatatgttgatatgCAAGGCTAGAAGCTATAACGAGGATGAGGTGGCATTGTGATGGACACAATTAGTACATAACGTTACTGGTGAAATctgtttttcttcttattagataatattttttaaaaagcttattataataaagaaagtatttttcaaaaaaattaactcaataaaaaaggaaaaattagaatttatttttcttcttatcgAAGACACCCTTAATCATACTTaagtaaaacatattttttaaatgtcatTGCCCTTTACTTTGTCGGTATTATCTTTTCAATTAGAATTAGAAGATGGCAAACAATATGCTTTTGAAACGACAAGTGGACATTGCGGTGactttataattaaattaatcaaaggCTATATACTCCCTGCTGTCTATGTTAGTTgttatcataataataaaaaaattattactttaaattatgtatttttgttttatttataatttcttaaagaaagtataaaaaataactgGACAATTAATATAGAACGGTGGGAATCGTAAGTGTACTGACTTGACTTAATTAGGCCATTAATCATGGAAAGCACTAGTAACGTCTGAGAATTAATGTTGCCGTTGCTTACGCAAAGTTTATTAAAGCAATAATTAGCCATTAAAACAAAGCTACCTCTCACTCtgtcaatttttatttgtcatgtcgcacttttaaaaaatcaatttgactaatttttaaagttaaataaaattacattaattctatatttaaaacaaaacatttagatattcaaaaattatatgaaaaatactataaattacaatttttttgtatatcaatatgatgaaaaaatacatcgtaaaatgttagtcaattttttttataatttaactctaaaaaagagaactatgacaattaaataTGGACGGAGGTTGTAATAAAGTAGAATTACATCCTTTTGTTCTTTGTAGACCTTAGCAGAGTTTGTGTTCGCAttacttttttctaaaaatgaattcaaaatcATTTGGTTGTTGGTTAGAATTATGTTAGTATTAATAAGGTAAGAATTAGTTTTATAATAGAGTTCAATAAttcatatacataattattcCACTTCTtagcataaaataatataaatataacctATTGATGTTAGTTATGGGAAACAGAAAATGTGAAGAACAAGGTCTTCTAAGCAACAAAGAAGTGTTATTCGTGGTGCAAAAAGGTAGGAACTCCAAAGAGGGGGTTAAAAAAGgttaacatacaaatatgatttttatgtttgctatatgtgaaagttgagtatttgtatgttataaccaTAGTTTACATAATTGTGCTctatagcaaattttatgtttgctatggagcttttgatttgtataattcactagatacatccaattttatacaaattgttcagttttgtataaatttatttatacattgtaattcatataataagatctgtatttgtataattataagtgttatggttataacatacaaatatgatttttatgtttgctatatgtgaaagttgagTATTTGTATGNtctctcgctttatacaaacacaaacgcattttatacatttgtataccgaaaatgactAATTTATACCGAACCAGATGACAAAAAAAGGGGATGTTTGCtgcaaattacaaataaaataaactatggctataacatttaatttgaattaatagtttgttatttcatacaattNTTAAgttttataaccacaatttgaatttgaactaaagatttttttttttttaaaaaaaggtttacaaatggatagataaatcctaaaagatataaaatagatagtatGGACATACATTATATTaatgcaaataaagagtcttaaaaCGGGTTGAAATTGCAAATTAAATTGGactcaattgaggattctcttaaaTGGGTTAGGACTTAAATGTGTTGAGAATGAACCCAATTCAAATATTCTTGagcccaacccttaaaattATGGGCGGATTGAGCGAGTTACCTACCATTGGGCTCAATTTTGAAGCAAAATAATGAAGGAAACAATGTGAACCATGAGATGCACAACTTCTTCACAAAAAGTCATAACATATACTATAGGTGATAGATATCAATGACTACTAAGTTGAGTCAAGATGCATTGCATACTTTTATGAGAACTGTAGTGCATGTCACCCTATCTGTTCCTTAGTTAGCTTCTCAATTCTTTTTGACATTTTGGCTACTGATTTAACAGAGTTCCGAGTACAAGCTATAGAGAGCTTTATGCCATATGCGTGATGGAAAAGAATCTCGTTATAAACAGCAATTTCAAGAAGATTGTGTATTCATGACAGAGGCAAGACGCGATAGTAGAAAACATAAAGACAATGTAAATGAACACATGAGTTTTCGACTTTCAGTTTTGTATTGTAACTATGATGAGGAGGAAGGAGGAGAATGACCATTTCGGGATTTCTGTACACTGCAACAATGTCACCTGATCTTTTCCACGAGTTGCAAGTATCTGCAAGCACTCAACAAATAGAGTCATGTATTAGATATCTTCCTTCTAATTTTCGAGGCAATGCAGAAGTCAAATACACAATAAAGTGCCATAGTacctaataaaaaaaagttgctacagaagagaaagagaaaggaCAGAGGAAATAAGCAGATCTTGTGGCTGCAGGTCTCTGTCACACACACAATGTACCATACAAGTGCATCAAAGGTTTTTACCGTTGAACCCACATATTTATATAGTTATAGGTTAATACTCTTATTGCAATTTTAGTGAATGTTTACACAAATTTATTCTCTGCCTCGAAAGTATAGAGTTCAGATGAATCCAATATCCCAAAGCTACATCCGCCCCTGACGTGCATAGCATTCTTGCCAAAGGATTTCAGCCTCAATTTACTGTTTGATTAAACAAAACTTGTCAGCATTTATACACAACTCTTATTTTCCTATTCATACATTTCTATGTTTTGTTGTCCTACATGGAATCCCAAATGTGTATGATCCcataactcaaccccaaaatgCCAGCTCATAAAATGATGATTGCCCAAAACCATTTGAGGAAATAACAATCCATTTTCTCAACCAATACGGGACAATTACCACCCCTGCACCAATGAATGGACATTATAACACAAGGAACCGACATTGGGAAACCAAGAGCATGAATAGATCAAGCTCTGATATAACGTGAAGAAAATGGACCTTGGGTCTACCATTTATTCAACCAATGTAGGATAGTTAATAGTGTTGACCATTAGCAAGTTCGGGCTATATTTACCTTATTCTTGTTTCTGCTTCTCACGTAGAGATTAGACAATATAAACAGACCTAGAAGGATAAACAATACATATATTCATGAACCAATATCATGGGTACAAACAACTCccctccccccacccccaaTCTCTCTCTTACTCATGCTTCCAGCAACAAATCATGGTCCAGACTCCGGAGTGTTGGTACATACCAATACGTATAATCCGATTTGTATTGATAGATACAGTAGTGATATTGACAAATGGCACCACAGTAGTATGTAAAAGGCATATTGTTGAAGTATATCAGTTACCGTTGCAGTGAACCAACAGCAGAAATGTATTCTAACTAGGATGTAAATACAGGGTTTTGCAAACTTCACCTATTAACTAGAAGCACCAACAAGGGGAGAATGCGAAACTGAAGAGCAGTCTATCGAGAGTCAAGTGCTGATCAATGCTCCATAGCATGTCTCAGAATAAAGATCCATTTAACCCTAAGGAAAGATGAATAAAGTATGAATGTTTAAGGTTATACCCACCCTTCACTTCCATGACAAAGAGAGACGGGTAGGGGGAGGCCGGAGGGGGAAGGAGCTCAATAGATCACTTCACTATTTTGGCCTGAGAATGGAGAAAGAAGCTTTTAAATTGCTTCACCCTCTAAGAAGAGCGCAAAAAGAAAAGCAACATTGTTTGTCAGACTTGAGGGGTAAGGTTCGATTGCTTCAAACTTTTATATTAACTCCAGAAATGACAATTAACCTAGAAACTCTAATATGCATGAATGATGCATATACCGTACGGGAGTTCTCTAACGGGTCGTTTGCTTACCGGGATCATGATAATAATCTCAATATTTGGGACTACATTTATCTAGTGTTTGGTTATATGTATTAGTTGATACcgtatatattttatatattatctaTCCCATATGGGACGTGAGATTATAATCTGAAGATAACTTTGCTCCAAACCAAACAACCCTCAAGTTTTTTAGCAATATACTCAAGGCTTTGGTCTAAGAGTGCATCCTATCTAAAAAACCCTTGAATCAGTGAATAAAGGGACAGAGACTTAGCCCCTGCTTTATTTAAACAACTACGATAAGGGCTAAGACcgtctcttctttttttatgacTATAATCTAAATAATAGGGGTAGGGGGGCGCTGGGGCGCAACGGCTTTCGCGCAGCTGCTACGCCCTTGCTTCTTGCCTTATCTTTTACTAAGAAACTAATCTAAATAGAAGCCCTTCTTTCTCAAAGTCAACTTTCTCCCTTCTTGCTTTAGTGAAATAGGGGGCGCTAACGCGACCTTCCTTCAGCTGGCTTCGCCCTATCTATTCATCTATTTCCTCAAATGGATATTTAGGAATCTCTCTTGTTCATAGATCTTGAAATCTTGTTCTGGCAAAGGTCACCTTAGACTTTGGGTATCTGTTCGCGGATGACCTAACTCGTGCTGTGAATCAGTTTTACTCTCCTCCATCGGGTGAAGGGTGGTTCAGTCAACCGCCAACCCTGACTCCGCCAACACCGACTCCTCCACCAGAGAATTCCGGTCTGGAGCTCATTCCCGGTGCGCGAATCGAAGGGGACGGCCCAGCCCCGGGTTCGAAAGGAGAGAAACTAAAAAAGCTCCATGCTCCAAATCACAGCGGGTGATGTGTGAGTTATTAGGTGCACATCACGAGTTTGAACCCTGTCGCAAACAAAATCCTGGTAATTAAGTTGAGAAAGGTAGAAAGGTGGCCAACTATCCAATGAGTTAGTAACCATCCGCTATTGGCCCTCGGAGATTTATAGgctataaaaaaaagtgtttcaaCTAATATGGAGTCGCGGACAACATAGTTCAAATAAATGTTCAATAGAAAGATTCTCTAGCAAATCTGGCCCAAGGTTCCTGTAGCATCCTCTTGATGAGAAAATCACCACAAAGGGAAGACAACCTTTTCTTTGACCTGTTGCATTTTTCTGCAAGAGATCTTCTATCAATTTTTAACACATATCTGGTTCAATATGCCTACCAACTGTGAACACATACGTGATCCATGCTTCTAGTTTCAGATGCAAGGTCAACATAGAGATGGTTTGACTTTCACCTTTAGTCCATTTCAAGTTCTCGTTCACTTCTCCTCACCCCCGCAGCACCATGCCCTTCTCAACTGTTTGTTTCTCCCCACCAGTTAAAATGTGTCCTACTGTCATACTTAACCCAATATTCAggtatcatattttattttacatattgCTATACAATTCGTCCatgttttctctaaaaaatcAGATAAATGTAACTTCAAAATCTGTCTTGTTAACAAAGATGGGGGCGGCATGGTCTGTGGATTTTCTGTCATCAAAGATAGATCTTAGATCAAGCTCCAATAATAGATTTTCTGTCATCAAAGATAGATCTTAGATCAAGCTCCAATAATTATATTGGATTCTTTCATTTAGTTTCAGGCCGCGAAATATTTAGCGAGATAACTGACAGACCATTTCTTTTCCTGATAACTGACAGTTTTATCTAGTTGATTAAGATGCAAAGCTTCAAGAAAATCCTTCAACTGGTAACAATGTCACAAAATCAAGATTCAAGGGACCTAAACCATACACATATTCATGAAATTTGTAATGCTTCACTACAAATTGAAGTATTAAACATCTGATAAATTCATCAATTGAATCAAGTATCAGTTCAGTGAGCAACCAAGCAGCATATATTcagaaatattcaaaaactgGAACTAACCTCTGTCAGCAAACTCAAACTCCATCATCCTTCTGTGTGCAGCTAAACCGAAGAGACAAGATTACTGTTTCGAATCTTTAGAATATGTCCATTGCTATTGCAATTCAATCCACATCCACATTGTGGACAAACCAAGAAATTGTAAGTGGGAAAGCTAGCCGAAGCAATTCCAACAGAGAATTCAAGATTGTCACCATTCTTAACAACCTCCACAATATTGAGCCACAGAAACAGAATTTTCACACTAACCCCATACAGGCTTGACAGCCTATTTTTAGCTATGTACCCACCGAATGTCGATTTATACCTAAGCTGATAGGACCCTTCTAGTGCGAAACTGCAAGACCCATTAAGGTAGACACTGAATTTTCCGGTGTTCTTATCGAGATCGTACCCAATAGCACCCTGTGGAAGAATTCCGACAGGGAAGCCGTAGCTTACGAGTAAGTCGTAAGCAGTGAGGGAAGTGTCACCATTTCCGGCGGCGGAGTCGGCGGCGGCGGTGATTAACGGCGGTAGAGTTGTGAGGAAGATGATTAAGAGCGGAAACGCGAGGGTAACGGCGATCTGACGTGGAGGAAACATCGATGCTGTCGTATTTTGTGATAATATTCGTATCAAATGGATATTCAGATGCAATTACTCCGATGATGCGCCGGCGATATGTATAATTGACTTTGGGGAAATTCAATTATTGCAGAAGATGACAGAAAAAAATTAGTTCGACGTTGGTGGCCTTGCATTGCATACTAATTACTCCCCCAATTTCCTCTTTATGTGGTTGATTTGATGCAATATttaagaaatgatttttttaatttttttgatctACATCTTGatcataatataaaaattatttcattaataataagcggaaattaaaattatttttttctaattgtaAAAAAATGACACACGTGTCATGTAATTGAGTGAGAGggatcactttttttttatgtaaattccACTAATTTAAGAGCagtttatttattacaatttataatattacgtatcttatcAGATTTTAATGTCTCTAGATAtgttcagatacatgtattttaaatatatggGTCAAATTTAGGTATAATTTATTAGTATGTATCTGAGACACTAACAATTTTGTTAGTCTCTCTCccatgtatttttatatatatctcaaATGCATGTGAATTACTTCAGATACATATAGATAATGTGTATTTACTGtgattcatatat
Proteins encoded in this region:
- the LOC125852780 gene encoding uncharacterized protein LOC125852780; protein product: MFPPRQIAVTLAFPLLIIFLTTLPPLITAAADSAAGNGDTSLTAYDLLVSYGFPVGILPQGAIGYDLDKNTGKFSVYLNGSCSFALEGSYQLRYKSTFGGYIAKNRLSSLYGVSVKILFLWLNIVEVVKNGDNLEFSVGIASASFPTYNFLVCPQCGCGLNCNSNGHILKIRNSNLVSSV